The Halocalculus aciditolerans nucleotide sequence CGACGAGGTCGTCTGGGTCGTAGTTATAGCCGGTCTGCGCCGCGGACTGCACCGTCTCGTCGCCGAGGTCGACCTCCAGTTTCGCCATCTCGGGTTTGCGGGTTTCGGGGAACGGCTCCGCGTGCAGTATTTCGCCGACCCGGAACGTCGTCTCGAACAGGCTGTCGGACATCGACTCACTCTCCCGGCGGCCGCGAGGTAAAGCTTCGCTCGACGGCGACATGCGCCACGTCGAGACGGCGCGGACAGTAACTCCAAGAGCACGGGCAGTGTAGGCCCGTGACGTGACGAGAACTCCAGTGGTGGTCGCGTCGTGGTAGCGGAGTGGTTCACCCAATTCTTCGGCACGGACCCGATCGTACACGGGTTGGTCGGCGGGCTGATCATCGCCTTGATGAACCTCTTCGGCGCGTCTCTCGTGTTCGTCTGGCGGAACCCCTCGGAGCGGGCGCTCGACGGCGCGCTCGGGTTCGCCGCCGGCGTGATGCTCGCCGCGAGCTTCACCAGCCTCATCATCCCCGGCATCGAGACGTACTCGAACGGGAACCCCATGCCGGTGCTCGTCGGGGTCGCGCTCGGCGCGCTCTTCCTCGACCAGTCCGACCGCTTCATCCCGCACGCCCACTACCTCCTGTCGGGGCGGAAACGCTCGGACGCCGCGAACCCGAGCGTGGACCTCCCCGTCTCGGAGGAGAAACTCGCGGGCGTCCTCCTGTTCATCTTCGCCATCACCATCCACAACATGCCGGAGGGCCTCGCCGTCGGCGTCGGCTTCGGCAGCGGGAACCTCGAACAGGCGATTCCGCTGATGCTCGCCATCGGCATCCAGAACATCCCCGAAGGCCTCGCCGTCTCCGTCGCCGCGATAAACGCCGGCCTCGACCGGCGGTCCTACGCGGTCTTCACGGGCATCCGCGCGGGCGTCGTCGAGATTCCGCTCGCCGTTCTCGGCGCGTACGCCGTCCAGTCGGTGTCCGCGCTCCTCCCGTACGCGATGGGGTTCGCCGCCGGGGCGATGCTCTTCGTCATCAGCGACGAAATCGTCCCCGAGACCCACGCGAAAGGCTACGAGCGCATCGCGACGCTCGGCACCATCGCCGGCGTCATCGT carries:
- a CDS encoding tRNA-binding protein, which translates into the protein MSDSLFETTFRVGEILHAEPFPETRKPEMAKLEVDLGDETVQSAAQTGYNYDPDDLVGRQVLCATNLGTVNIAGYESEALTVGVPDEDGHPVLVAPDDAVPLGGELY
- a CDS encoding ZIP family metal transporter, whose product is MVAEWFTQFFGTDPIVHGLVGGLIIALMNLFGASLVFVWRNPSERALDGALGFAAGVMLAASFTSLIIPGIETYSNGNPMPVLVGVALGALFLDQSDRFIPHAHYLLSGRKRSDAANPSVDLPVSEEKLAGVLLFIFAITIHNMPEGLAVGVGFGSGNLEQAIPLMLAIGIQNIPEGLAVSVAAINAGLDRRSYAVFTGIRAGVVEIPLAVLGAYAVQSVSALLPYAMGFAAGAMLFVISDEIVPETHAKGYERIATLGTIAGVIVMLYLDIALA